Proteins found in one Planctomycetes bacterium MalM25 genomic segment:
- the ssuB gene encoding Aliphatic sulfonates import ATP-binding protein SsuB, translating to MVGSMPPPKPSAEPTPPAAEPLVRLAGIGKAFGLEPAAIERIDLQLAPGEFACLVGPSGCGKSTLLRMLAGLAEPTSGRIDWAESPAPGRIGCVFQEPTLMPWARVWDNVALPLRLHGEGRRAVAERVDEALGLVGLADRALAFPRELSGGMKMRVSIARALVTRPRVLLMDEPFAALDEITRFRLNDDLLRLWREQALTVLFVTHSVYESVYLAQRVLVMASNPGRITAEIAVDEPYPRDESFRREASYGQTCGRVSEALKLASDQGCL from the coding sequence ATGGTCGGCTCCATGCCCCCTCCCAAGCCTTCCGCCGAGCCCACCCCCCCGGCCGCCGAGCCCCTGGTGAGGCTGGCGGGGATCGGCAAGGCGTTCGGGCTCGAGCCGGCGGCGATTGAGCGGATCGATCTCCAGCTGGCCCCCGGGGAGTTCGCTTGCCTGGTCGGCCCTTCGGGCTGTGGCAAGAGCACCCTGCTGCGGATGCTCGCCGGGCTGGCGGAGCCGACGTCGGGACGGATCGATTGGGCCGAATCGCCCGCGCCGGGCCGGATCGGCTGTGTCTTCCAGGAGCCGACGCTCATGCCCTGGGCCCGCGTCTGGGACAACGTCGCGTTGCCCCTGCGACTCCACGGGGAGGGCCGCCGAGCGGTCGCTGAGCGAGTCGACGAGGCGCTCGGGCTCGTCGGCCTCGCCGATCGCGCCCTCGCGTTTCCTCGCGAGCTCTCCGGTGGCATGAAGATGCGGGTCTCGATCGCCCGGGCGTTGGTGACCCGTCCGCGGGTTCTGCTGATGGACGAACCCTTCGCGGCGCTCGACGAGATCACCCGCTTCCGCCTGAACGACGACCTGCTGCGGCTCTGGCGGGAGCAGGCGTTGACCGTGCTGTTTGTGACGCACAGCGTGTATGAGTCGGTCTACCTGGCGCAGCGCGTCCTCGTGATGGCGTCGAACCCGGGGCGGATCACGGCGGAGATCGCCGTTGATGAACCGTACCCGCGCGACGAGTCGTTCCGCCGCGAAGCGAGTTATGGGCAGACCTGTGGGCGAGTCAGCGAAGCGCTGAAGCTTGCCAGCGATCAGGGATGCCTGTGA
- a CDS encoding Outer membrane efflux protein yields the protein MRAACRIVCAGLVAVALLAPLSGCSRSKARLRADRDAYCLIDQKSTVAGGELGQYRIGTDPASRMHDENDPDCPPMPPDDPVSHRYLECVDGKRGAKCWREAPRTPWVENPNWRSYLPLDEQGRLVLDASAAVRMGLVNDPSYQRELEELYLSALDVSFERFRFDTQLFGGAGLDFVNQGRVASGTGESSSQLFVTPSSQTLGPTTPNRWRLQRLTATGGEIVVGLANTLVWQFSGPNDYTGATLLDFSIVQPLLRGGGRVRILERLTVAERTLLANVRAMERYRREYYLRVATGRNTSGGPQRRGGLLGGAGLANFAGVNLQVGNGGGGAFQGTGGGAGVAGAAAASGYLGLLQTRQVLANQRANVAALGDSTLQLEASYEAGRIDRFQVDLARQALFNAQSQLLRAEADFQNSLDFFKLQLGLPPDLEVVVADPLLGRFELLSPEVTELQNQVAGVLLAPETEEPPAIAGPVLPEQPEPVPAEPIDSGPSDEAIALFDEADVQLAVVEDDLARLHDAAPGRRERLLLLQTRDEVAEARIDPALLETGRFDARVEAIEGDLAQWTAAFTRLRGELDTVDDEEAEASALRGLSALMLELSILQARARLDALDLETTDLTPAEALEIARVNRRDWANARAALVDAWRLIHFNANDLQSAVDLVFSGDIGNVGDDPFDLRTDNGRLRVGVEFDSPTSRLAERNVYRQSLIEYQQARRSYYTFVDRVHQGLRSVLRQIRLNEINFELRREAVLVAISQVDITQLRLSEPPKPGETEQFGNTTARDLVQALSTLLSAQNDLLSVWVNNRVQRLNLELDLGVMLVDSEGLRVDFDDDLRSFFPQGPCPGGGDVTPIDCGPRPLPAPSPNPEILQPTFAALTGRPSPEQP from the coding sequence GTGCGCGCTGCGTGTCGTATTGTCTGCGCGGGCCTTGTGGCGGTGGCGCTGCTAGCGCCGCTGTCGGGCTGCAGCCGCAGCAAGGCGCGGCTCCGCGCCGACCGCGACGCCTACTGCCTCATCGATCAGAAGTCGACCGTCGCGGGTGGCGAGCTCGGGCAGTACCGGATCGGGACCGATCCGGCGTCGCGCATGCACGACGAGAACGACCCCGACTGTCCGCCGATGCCGCCCGACGACCCGGTCTCGCACCGGTACCTGGAGTGCGTCGATGGCAAGCGGGGCGCCAAGTGCTGGCGCGAGGCGCCGCGGACCCCGTGGGTCGAGAACCCCAACTGGCGGTCTTACCTGCCACTCGACGAACAGGGGCGTTTGGTCCTCGACGCGTCGGCCGCCGTGCGGATGGGTCTGGTCAACGACCCGTCTTACCAGCGCGAGCTGGAAGAGCTTTATCTCTCGGCGCTGGACGTCTCGTTCGAGCGGTTCCGCTTCGACACCCAGCTGTTCGGCGGCGCCGGGCTCGACTTCGTAAACCAGGGCCGCGTGGCCAGCGGCACGGGCGAATCCTCCAGCCAGCTGTTTGTCACGCCGAGCAGCCAGACGCTGGGGCCGACGACCCCCAACCGCTGGCGGCTGCAGCGCCTCACCGCCACCGGGGGCGAGATCGTCGTCGGCCTGGCGAACACGCTCGTCTGGCAGTTCTCGGGACCGAACGATTACACGGGCGCCACGCTGCTCGACTTCTCGATCGTCCAGCCGCTGCTACGAGGTGGCGGCCGCGTCCGCATCCTGGAGCGCCTGACCGTCGCCGAGCGGACGCTGCTGGCCAACGTGCGGGCGATGGAGCGTTATCGCCGTGAGTATTACTTGAGGGTCGCGACCGGGCGCAACACGAGCGGCGGTCCGCAGCGGCGGGGTGGCTTGCTCGGCGGGGCGGGGCTCGCGAACTTCGCCGGGGTCAACCTGCAGGTCGGCAACGGGGGCGGCGGGGCCTTCCAGGGCACGGGGGGCGGAGCCGGTGTCGCCGGCGCCGCGGCGGCGAGCGGCTATCTCGGGCTACTCCAAACGCGGCAAGTCCTCGCCAACCAGCGGGCGAACGTCGCCGCGCTCGGCGACAGCACGCTGCAGCTCGAAGCCTCGTACGAGGCGGGGCGGATCGACCGCTTCCAGGTCGACCTGGCACGGCAGGCCCTCTTCAACGCCCAGAGCCAACTGCTCCGGGCCGAAGCCGATTTCCAGAACAGCCTCGACTTCTTCAAGCTGCAGCTCGGCCTGCCGCCCGACCTGGAGGTGGTGGTCGCCGACCCGCTGCTGGGCCGCTTCGAGCTGCTCTCGCCCGAAGTGACCGAACTGCAAAACCAGGTCGCCGGCGTGCTGCTCGCGCCCGAGACCGAGGAGCCGCCCGCGATCGCGGGCCCCGTGCTGCCCGAGCAGCCCGAGCCCGTCCCCGCCGAGCCGATCGACAGCGGGCCGTCGGACGAAGCGATCGCGCTGTTCGACGAGGCCGACGTGCAACTCGCCGTTGTCGAGGACGACCTGGCGCGACTGCACGACGCCGCCCCCGGCCGGCGCGAGAGGCTTTTGCTGCTGCAAACGCGCGACGAAGTCGCCGAGGCACGCATCGATCCGGCGTTGCTCGAAACGGGTCGCTTCGACGCCCGGGTGGAAGCGATCGAAGGCGACCTCGCCCAATGGACCGCCGCCTTCACACGCTTGCGGGGTGAACTCGACACGGTCGATGACGAGGAGGCGGAGGCCTCCGCGCTCCGCGGACTCTCGGCGTTGATGCTCGAGCTGTCGATCCTCCAGGCCCGGGCGCGGCTCGACGCGCTCGACCTCGAAACGACCGACCTCACCCCGGCCGAAGCGCTCGAGATCGCGCGGGTCAACCGCCGCGACTGGGCCAACGCCCGCGCCGCACTCGTCGATGCCTGGCGGCTGATCCACTTCAACGCGAACGACCTGCAGTCGGCGGTTGACCTGGTCTTCTCCGGCGACATCGGCAACGTCGGCGACGACCCGTTCGACCTGCGGACCGATAACGGTCGGCTGCGCGTGGGTGTCGAGTTCGACTCGCCCACATCGCGCCTCGCCGAACGAAATGTCTACCGCCAGTCGTTGATCGAATACCAGCAGGCGCGGCGGAGCTACTACACGTTCGTCGACCGCGTCCACCAAGGGCTCCGGTCGGTCCTTCGTCAGATCCGCCTGAACGAAATCAACTTCGAGCTCCGCCGCGAGGCGGTGCTGGTCGCGATCTCGCAGGTCGATATCACGCAGCTACGGCTCTCCGAACCCCCCAAGCCGGGCGAGACGGAGCAGTTCGGCAACACCACAGCCCGCGACCTCGTCCAAGCGCTGAGCACCCTGCTCAGCGCCCAGAACGACCTGCTCTCGGTCTGGGTGAACAACCGCGTGCAGCGGCTCAACCTGGAGCTCGATCTGGGCGTGATGCTGGTCGACTCGGAGGGGCTCCGGGTCGATTTCGACGACGATCTGCGCAGCTTCTTCCCCCAAGGCCCCTGCCCCGGCGGCGGCGACGTCACGCCGATCGACTGCGGTCCGAGGCCCCTGCCGGCGCCGAGCCCGAATCCCGAGATCCTGCAGCCAACCTTCGCTGCGTTGACTGGGCGTCCGAGCCCAGAGCAACCATAA
- a CDS encoding macrolide transporter subunit MacA, translated as MPSRSAITGHSLRRGATGVWMLALIALTGAGGYWWWRAGQTADTDTLPSDALLHTVEREDFSLEITERGEIQSAGGVEVKSEVKSQNSAGIAILRIVPEGTQVEEGDFLVQLDSSALESDRLLQQINVNTAEALVIEAQNLYETAIIAQKEYLEGLFVQERQTIESEVFVAEENLSRAEEYVEYSRKLAAKGYVSDLQLQADMFAVEKSKKELDAAKTKLRVLEDFTKAKTLKQLSSDAAIAKAKWESLKNSYQLEIDKLTEIEDQIAKCLVTAPAPGAVIYAHGEENRGGNEFVVEEGAVIRERQTIIRLPDISSMQVEVEVNESLIQYVQEGMPAAIRLVGATDEVLRGRVARVNQYAEPTNWRRANVKDYKAFVAIEEDSSVLKTGMTASVTISAMYAPDSIVAPVQSIYAHGDRLYCFVQEDQGFLAREVSVGPTNDRFYVIESGLASDETIALNPRKLSDRVELPELVPEENQNAVDSGGDWRKLRREEVKQPSGATAAKPADAAVAGQG; from the coding sequence ATGCCCTCACGATCCGCGATCACCGGCCACTCTCTCCGCCGCGGAGCCACGGGCGTCTGGATGCTGGCGTTGATCGCCTTGACCGGAGCGGGAGGCTACTGGTGGTGGCGCGCCGGCCAAACAGCCGACACCGACACCCTGCCCAGCGACGCCCTGCTCCACACGGTCGAGCGCGAGGACTTCTCGCTCGAGATCACCGAGCGGGGCGAGATCCAGTCGGCGGGCGGCGTCGAGGTGAAGTCCGAGGTCAAGTCGCAGAACTCCGCCGGCATCGCGATCCTGCGGATCGTCCCGGAGGGGACCCAAGTCGAAGAGGGCGACTTCCTCGTGCAGCTCGACTCGTCGGCGCTCGAGTCCGACCGGCTGCTGCAGCAGATCAACGTCAACACGGCCGAGGCGCTCGTCATCGAGGCGCAGAACCTCTACGAGACCGCCATCATCGCTCAGAAGGAGTACCTCGAAGGGCTGTTCGTCCAAGAGCGGCAGACGATCGAGAGCGAGGTCTTCGTCGCCGAGGAGAACCTCAGCCGCGCCGAGGAGTACGTCGAGTACAGCCGCAAGCTCGCCGCGAAGGGCTACGTCAGCGACCTGCAGCTGCAAGCGGACATGTTCGCCGTCGAGAAATCGAAGAAGGAGCTCGACGCGGCGAAGACCAAACTGCGGGTCTTGGAGGACTTCACCAAAGCGAAGACGCTCAAGCAGCTCAGTTCCGACGCGGCGATCGCCAAGGCGAAGTGGGAGTCGCTGAAGAACAGCTATCAGCTCGAGATCGATAAGCTGACCGAAATCGAGGACCAGATCGCCAAGTGCCTGGTCACCGCCCCCGCCCCGGGCGCGGTGATCTACGCCCACGGCGAAGAGAACCGGGGCGGCAACGAGTTCGTCGTCGAGGAGGGCGCGGTCATCCGCGAGCGCCAGACCATCATCCGCCTGCCCGACATTTCGAGCATGCAGGTGGAGGTCGAGGTCAACGAGTCGCTCATTCAGTACGTGCAGGAGGGCATGCCGGCCGCGATCCGGCTGGTCGGCGCCACCGACGAGGTGCTCCGCGGCCGCGTCGCCCGGGTGAATCAGTACGCCGAACCAACCAACTGGCGGCGGGCGAACGTGAAGGACTACAAGGCGTTCGTGGCGATCGAGGAGGACTCCTCGGTGCTCAAGACCGGCATGACCGCCAGCGTGACGATCAGCGCGATGTACGCGCCCGATTCGATCGTCGCCCCCGTGCAGTCGATCTACGCCCACGGCGACCGGCTCTACTGTTTCGTCCAAGAAGACCAAGGCTTCCTGGCCCGCGAGGTGAGCGTCGGGCCAACGAACGACCGGTTCTACGTGATCGAGTCGGGCCTCGCCTCGGACGAGACCATCGCCCTCAACCCGCGCAAGCTGTCCGACCGGGTCGAGCTGCCCGAGTTGGTCCCCGAGGAGAACCAGAACGCCGTCGACTCGGGCGGTGACTGGCGCAAGCTGCGGCGTGAAGAGGTGAAACAACCGAGCGGCGCCACCGCCGCCAAGCCGGCCGACGCCGCCGTCGCGGGGCAAGGCTGA
- the macB gene encoding Macrolide export ATP-binding/permease protein MacB, whose translation MTPNLFSSIARWRRTIVLSVKSLLLHPMRSGLTVLGILIGVTSVVWLLAIGEGISRASQEQIAALGAQNIILRTVKPGSDDFDGGGYGVTRADYVKLTSTLSTLEAAVPIREMKTEFRLGRRALEGRLVGCTPEYQETGRLALAEGRFLSDGDGLSERNHAVISAEVAAKLFPLGGAIGELVQVDHEFYKVIGVCEPRAASAGIGGSLAAEDYSKDVYIPLRTMWRRLGDQIIQIQPGQFRRDLIEVSQITLRVADRDAVLPTADLVRETIADDHPLRDYAVTVPMELLEQANTTRLMFILLLGLIAAISLVVGGIGIMNIMLATVTERTREIGIRRALGAKRHDIVSQFLTESVVLSIVGGGLGVLAGLFCRPIAIGLRTQLESWIPDRMAAVPDLVRNMEPEVVPWSIPLSLGISVVVGVAFGVYPAIRAARLDPIEALRHD comes from the coding sequence TTGACCCCCAACCTCTTCAGCTCGATCGCCCGCTGGCGCCGCACGATTGTGCTGAGCGTGAAGAGCCTGCTGCTGCACCCGATGCGCAGCGGGCTCACGGTGCTCGGCATCCTGATCGGCGTGACGAGCGTCGTCTGGCTGCTGGCGATCGGCGAGGGGATCAGCCGCGCGTCGCAGGAGCAGATCGCCGCGCTCGGCGCGCAGAACATCATCCTCCGCACCGTCAAGCCGGGCAGCGACGACTTCGACGGCGGCGGCTACGGCGTCACTCGCGCCGACTACGTGAAGCTCACCTCGACGCTCTCGACCCTCGAAGCGGCGGTCCCCATCCGCGAGATGAAGACCGAGTTCCGCCTCGGTCGTCGGGCGCTCGAGGGCCGGCTGGTCGGCTGCACGCCCGAGTACCAAGAGACCGGCCGCCTCGCCCTCGCCGAGGGCCGTTTCCTCTCGGACGGCGACGGGCTCTCCGAACGCAACCACGCCGTCATCTCGGCCGAGGTCGCCGCCAAACTCTTCCCGCTCGGCGGGGCGATCGGCGAGCTGGTGCAGGTCGACCACGAGTTCTACAAGGTGATCGGCGTCTGCGAGCCGCGGGCGGCGTCGGCGGGCATCGGCGGCTCGCTCGCGGCGGAGGACTATTCGAAGGACGTCTACATCCCGCTGCGGACCATGTGGCGACGGCTCGGCGACCAGATCATCCAGATCCAGCCGGGCCAATTCCGCCGCGACCTGATCGAGGTCTCCCAGATCACGCTCCGCGTCGCTGACCGCGACGCCGTGCTGCCCACCGCCGATCTGGTGCGCGAGACCATCGCCGACGACCACCCGCTGCGCGACTACGCGGTGACCGTCCCCATGGAACTGCTCGAACAAGCGAACACGACACGGCTGATGTTCATCCTGCTGCTCGGCCTGATCGCGGCGATCAGCCTCGTGGTGGGGGGCATCGGCATCATGAACATCATGCTGGCGACCGTCACCGAGCGGACGCGCGAGATCGGCATCCGCCGCGCCTTGGGGGCGAAGCGTCACGACATCGTGAGCCAGTTCCTGACGGAGAGCGTCGTGCTGTCGATCGTCGGCGGCGGCCTGGGCGTGCTCGCCGGGCTCTTCTGCCGACCGATCGCTATTGGCCTGCGAACACAGCTCGAGAGCTGGATCCCCGACCGGATGGCCGCCGTGCCCGACCTCGTGCGCAACATGGAGCCCGAGGTGGTGCCTTGGTCGATCCCGCTGTCGCTGGGCATCTCGGTCGTCGTGGGCGTCGCTTTCGGGGTCTACCCGGCGATCCGCGCGGCACGGCTCGACCCGATCGAAGCGCTGCGTCACGACTGA
- a CDS encoding ABC transporter ATP-binding protein, protein MAAAPPAGETLEGAKLAASIRDLTKAYPLAGETVHALRGVSFDVPVGDFVSIMGPSGSGKSTLLNLLGCLDRPTSGDFDLGPDNVAQMSDDQLADVRATRLGFVFQSFNLLPALTVVENIELPLHYSGRLGPNSRDRCQELAEKVGLGDRLDHRPMQLSGGQQQRVAIARSLVNDPWFLLADEPTGNLDTSTTQEILDLLTELNNEGRTILLVTHEPEVADLTKRTVVLRDGLVVYDGHPDGARAALESSRQKD, encoded by the coding sequence ATGGCCGCCGCTCCGCCGGCGGGCGAAACGCTGGAAGGCGCCAAGCTCGCCGCCAGCATCCGCGATCTGACGAAGGCGTACCCCCTCGCCGGCGAGACGGTCCACGCGCTGCGGGGCGTGTCGTTCGACGTGCCGGTCGGCGACTTCGTCTCGATCATGGGCCCCAGCGGCAGCGGCAAGAGCACGCTGCTGAATCTCTTGGGCTGCCTCGACCGGCCGACCTCCGGCGACTTCGACCTCGGCCCGGACAACGTCGCGCAGATGAGCGACGATCAACTCGCCGACGTCCGCGCCACGCGGCTCGGGTTCGTGTTCCAGTCGTTCAACTTGCTGCCGGCGCTGACGGTCGTCGAGAACATCGAGCTCCCCCTGCACTACAGCGGCCGCCTCGGCCCCAACAGCCGCGACCGCTGCCAAGAGCTGGCCGAGAAGGTCGGCCTCGGCGACCGCCTCGACCACCGGCCCATGCAGCTCTCCGGCGGCCAGCAGCAGCGGGTCGCGATCGCGCGGAGCTTGGTGAACGACCCCTGGTTCCTGCTCGCCGACGAACCGACGGGGAACCTCGACACATCGACCACGCAGGAGATCCTCGACCTGCTGACCGAGCTGAACAACGAGGGCCGCACGATCCTGCTGGTCACGCACGAGCCGGAGGTCGCTGATCTCACGAAGCGGACCGTGGTGCTGCGCGACGGGCTTGTGGTTTACGACGGCCACCCCGACGGCGCGCGGGCGGCGCTCGAATCGAGTCGGCAGAAGGATTAA